From Tachysurus fulvidraco isolate hzauxx_2018 chromosome 6, HZAU_PFXX_2.0, whole genome shotgun sequence:
TCTTCCAGCCTTCTATTCGCTCTATTGAAGGAACCAGGTTAATCACCAACAGACCCTTTAGGCCTTCTCAGGCTCCCAGCCTTCCTCAGATCTAACCTGACAACTTCTAAGCTACTGTTTCCTCATAATACACAGCTCCCAGACTTCCCTCTGCATGTTTGGAAGTACGTTTGCTTTCCCTTCTTTCTGCTTAACACTGCTCTTTAGCCACATCTGGTTTGAATCTGCTGTCGTGTGCTGGTTTGTCACTGATAGGATCTAGTGCTAGGATTTacctttgcttttatttattttttttgtcccctTCTTCCTCGCActtactgtgtgtgtcctctTTAGGACTAATGAGTTAGGATGCTGGGGCTTGTGCTTTATGGTCTTGAGTGCATTGGCTCTATTGAGGATGATCCCTCTTGCTCTGCTCAGATTTGGGCTGCTCTGCAATCACAGGCGCCAGACGCCATTTCCTCTATAAATTCACAAAATGTCAGCCATCGATGTCTTAATCTGAGCAGAAGAACAATGTCTGTTAATGCTGACATCACCCCCCCCAACcacaacccccccccacacacacacacacacacaccccttttatttttatttgtttagcttttTAAATTCCATAGAGTTTTTACACATACTGATGATCAATACTTATTTTCTATTAAAGTACAGTAAAGATAAAGAGTTTAAACATAATGTTCCAGGATGTGTACCTCACTTATTTTAACCATTGTCAATGTTTGCCAATTTCTGAATGCCCAATTTAGTTTTGTATTACATCATTGTTCTGGCAAGACTGACAAAGACTGACATTATAGATAAATCTGGCCCCTTATggccaaataaaataaattgctgGAAAATCTTTTCCTAAGAATAGGAAAATTGTGTATTTCTCAATCCAGTCTTCAATTTCAACCCATTATGTTTGTATTATGTTACTGAATGGCGCATTTACAGGGCCAGTCATTCATGTTGCAAACGTGTTGCATCCCCCATGCAGGCAGAGGCACGGGAAACTATCCCGAAGATGCTGGCTGAGCTGAATCTGGGGCGCACTGAAAAATGTGTGCGGGTGAACTCTGTGTCCAGCGGCCTGGCGGACGCTGATCTGGAGGTCATCCTACAGGCAGAGGTCCTGCCCCCTGCACTCATGCTGCCTAAGGTGGAGGACACAGAGGAAGTACAGTGGGTGAGTGAGGAACCATGTTGTACAACAATGCACAAGTTTTCAGAGTAAAGTCATTTTCAGTTTATGTCAAATTCCAACACATGACGGTTACTATACTAAAAGGGTTTCGGAAAAAATGACTGATCAGAAAAGAGAAATAGGTTTGagagatctgcatggacagtCTGTGACACATGATACTGCTGTGGATGGGGCCGCCTGGAGACTATCACACCGTATCTGACCTAATGTTGCGCCGGTCAGCTTTGTGGTCGGATCTTCATCAGCGATCGTTTGAAATTAGTGAGATCAtttgacccattagttcctctaGAGCTCGTGGATGCTTAACacaaactgttgtaaaaaggacattatttacattgacattattaactgtccagtgtcacccacatgtgTATGGgttttcttccttatatcatctcagggagtttttccttgccagcatcacctctggcttgctcatttgCAATAAATGTTGACGATAAATAGTaactacatttttttctaaactttttaaaattattttaataagtgttttacaaataaattgaattgactaATGAATAGctgatctattttttttttatgtgtttacaAAAGTTATAAGTGCATAGAGTTATATTTTACATATGTTGTGGGTACAGAAGTCTCCATGATtcataatgaataaattaattaatagatGAATAAAAAGTCCACCAGCGTATCCATTCCTTATTCGATGTGAGAGATATGTTGGCTTTAGATAAACGCCCACTTGCAGAGGTTACAGCTTTACATCTGACACTGGAAATGACttcacataaaaatatttttcaaaacatgTTTATGTGAATTATTTGCCATTAAAGTCCTTGGgcaagttgttactatagaaacaataatttattagaacgagttcattaatataaacctaacCGTCTAAACTATTGCCTGCACCATGCTGTTatgaaaattaatcaacaccttctgacctcTCAGAATAGAGCATAGAGCACTGTGGTACAGTAGAACTGAGAATAGTACTGAAAATACTCCTAACCCTCATTATAGAATCCGTCATTTCTAGTTCGGTAAATTCTGCATGCTAATTCAGATGATAGACTAGGACGACAGATGACGGTgtgattatattaaaaatgaaacgcTAAAAATAACCATTACATTTTCCTACACCATTTTTAAACAGCAAAGCGAGCACTCCATGTATTAATCAGTAGGGAATGAAAAAAATGCCAGTTCCTCTTAAAGAAGTCATAAGACGtatttttacagtatatgttttaCAGCGAGATCTCGGTACCTAAGGCGTGTTTTTCATGAGCCGAAGCCAGGAATTTGACATCGGCTCGACACGTTAGATGATATAGAATATATTTATCCAAGCCTTTAGACACATGGCCTCTTTGTGATCTGATAGTTTGAGTAAAGTTTTAAGGAATATTAAATCCAAGAAATGTTGTTTTCTCAGTGCAATGTGTTCATTAAGTATTCTGTAGATACAAATGCTGTAGCCTGTGCTGTCCTGCTCTAATGCAGAGACCTCGACCTGGATGTCAACAAGAGTAGTCACCTCTATAAAGGTTTAACCCGGCTGCACATCTTGCTTAATTCAAACATCATCATCTGACGTCATCTTCTGTCCGTGTGTACGTCTGGTTGAAACTGCATCCCTGCTGCTGCTGGAACAGAGGCTCAGAGACATCCTCATcccaacattaaaaaaaaaaaaacaaaaaaaaaacgtctggCCCCCAATCCACCTCACCCAAATCTGCAGCATTCAGGTTCTCTGCATGCTTCCCGAAAGGACCTGAAAGGAGTCACAATGTCTTAACTAGGTGGAGGAAgggaatgtgagagagagaggcggagGGAGCTCACAGCCACAGCTAGTCTAGGCCAGAAGCAGGAAGTTTTTAACTAGTGCTTTTAATTAGAGCTCGTATATTTCCTGGGCCGCTCTCTGTTTCTTGCCATTTTAATTGGTGACAGGTGCTCatgtttttctctcactctctccatcaCCTTGCtcctttttttgggggggaatTTTTCCACCCTGCGATTTGCCCCTTTCAGATGTATTCGCTCACTCAAAACAAGTCTCTTGAAACACTGTGGCCTGATGATCAAAAAGGGGAATAGGTTTGAGTGACTAATGAATAACTGATCTAGTCTTCTCTTGCATATAAAAGTCTATACATCTTTGTGTGTACTATGTAAGGGTATAAGGAGTGTCCATGGTTGAAGTGGGTTTCTTCCTCGTCCACATACGAACCCTTTTCTGGTTTTCAGTTGTAACAAGTTCACCATCTTGTCCATTACTTATCCGGTGTGAGAAAGTGGCAGTGTGGAAGTGCTGTATGGATGTGCACGTGTATGCCCTGCACATACTTGTCCAGCACCCTGCTCATAGTCTCAGCAGGGTATAGAAGATTGTGATGGTGAGGACATCATGTAGCACTGACCTGACATGGGCCTGCTGCTTTGAAAGtgatgagagaaaagaagagagacatGAAAGGAGTTGTTCTCTCCTTTGCTCTCCTTTAActcttatctgtctgtctctctagcattctgtctatctgtctgtttgtttgtctgtctgtctatctagctgtctgtctctctgtatctagctgtctgtctgtctatccatctgtctgtctttctgtcgtTCTGCCTGtctgtaatgttgtgtgtgtattatgttaccaccacacacacacacacacacacacacacacacaaaaaaaacttaaactgacctgcaggacatctacagcacacggtgccggaccagggccaggaagattgtaaaggatctcagccatcccaacaatggactcttttctttattgcgttcagggaaactcCTTGAAACCAACACAGAGaaaatgaggagaagcttcttttCGCAGGCCATTTGGAGTTTAAAGCAGGAAACACCAAGGAGCCGGATCTAGATCTGGATCTAATACTGGACCTTTCtccttcactgtttttctgcacaccttttttgcactgacactttaactctggacttgcacagtacagtaccactttatacacaccatactgcacatggacactttaaggacagtAATTAAAAACCGTATGCATTTAtgcatatttaaacattatttttttacttatattttcatattttatatagttttaatagtttatacttttttttatttatctacctccttttggttttatatatatatatatatatatatatatatatatatatatatatatatatatatatatatatatatatttatttatttatttatttattatttatttatttatttattttatcccaaattgcattccttatgtttaaataccggacagatgcgaaaagcatttcactgcatgtcgtactctgtatgtactgtatgtgtatgtgacaaataaatatcaagataaaaaaaaagataaatcatTTTCAAAAATGTCTTTTACATACTCAAGCTGACTAGATTTATAAAtgtctgtaattattttttgacaGCTTCCTCACTTTCTTGTCCAGTCTGTAATAGTGATGCCTCATCATTTtaaatctctcactcactttgtCCTTATCTCTTCCCCATCTTTCAGTCCCTGGACTTTGTCAGATTAGAAACTTGTTAACTGCCTCCCTGAGACTTCAAGCTTTCAAGCCTATCTATGGCTGTCCTCCTCCTGTCTTCTGCTTTCAGGGTGAAAATCCCtccactgtttatttttctcttctttttttcctgcaACTAGCATAGAAGAGAAACCACCACACTGATTTGTTGCTAAAAGACGGACTTACTTGTTTCTCTTTGTATGAAAATCTATtgctttccctttctctttgctttctctctccttgTTTGACTGACAAGGCTTATTGGAGTATAACAGGCGTAACTCCCACCCCTTTGTCCAAGGACAATCCTCCTGCAATTTCGGTGCCGCGTGCATTCTTTAGACGCCACGCCACTGGGTGTGCACCCGCTCATGAAAGGGTCCAGCTCCTGACCCAAccctcttgtctctctctctctttctctcactctctctctctctcgcactcttacactccctctctcaccttCCCCCTTCAGTGAAATGAGCACTTTAGCAGGCCGGAAACATTTAATCTGGCTCTCTTTtgaagaaaattaattaaaacttgTCTATTCACCACCCTTTTTTTTCACCAAGGCCCTCTTCTCCCATGATCGCTTTCTCTCCTATCCCAGACCCCCTCCACTTTCCAGCCACTGAAGGAAGGGCTAATGCAGCTCTTATTGAAGAGTGGCTGCTTTTTTGGAGCAAAGGCTGAACAAGGACTAGAAGGGTCAGCTCACATAGAGCCATTGACCTGTTAGAAAGACTCTTTTCTCCTCCAACCTGGGAATAGTATTATTAGTTAAGCAGCAGGGCCAGCCCCAGTCTTTTTGGGGGCCCCAAGAATCTGATTTGCACCCTCCCATAACACAGTAACAGTATTGAAATGACATTATATAGACAGCATCTGTATAGATACagttattttagaaataataattaggACATTAGACAGTTAATACTAAGGGGTTACAACTATAACCATCTGAGAGATTTCAATGTTGATTCAAATTGCACATAATATGAGATTAAAATGCCagataattacaaataaatccTAATTaaaaatctttctcttttttttgtagtttagtTAAAGCAAAAGTTCATTTACCCAGTTTTTACTTCCAAAGTTATTTTAGCTACAAATCCTATAACACCCATATAATAGATTGATGTCAGTAAATAATCTTGTCCTTAAGCTGACAGGTGAagacctctgtctgtctgtctgtatatatatatctttcagACAGGGAAAAAacctatatataaaaaaaaccttcttaagtctgtaacctagttaggtttatattaatgaactcgttctaataaattattgtttctatagtaacaactttcCCAAGGACTTTAATGGCAAATAATTCACATAAAcatgttttgaaaaatatttttatgtgaaGTCATTTCCAGTGTCAGATGTAAAGCTGTAACCTCTGCAAGTGGGCGTTTATCTAAAGCCAACATATCTCTCACATCGGATAAGGAATGGATACGCTGGCggactttttattcatttattaattaatttattcattattaatcatGGAGACTTCTGTACTcacaacatatttaaaatataattctatGCACTTataacttttataaacacataaaaaaaatagatcagCTATTCATTAGTCAATTAGAGATAGCTGTACATCTTAGCCAAAAGATGAATTCAAAATAGGTTTAAATCTCGCTTTGACTATCCCTCATCGAAATAAGCTAGATACGAGCTATATAAGCCACCTTACCTGGCTATTCGTAATGAATTGAAACATTTCCTACTTATACAGTTAATCAGCCAGGTTAGTAAAGGCAAAAGTACTGAcagtttcatttctttcttcatgTTTTTAAGTTTGGAAACCAGCTTATGTGCAAAAAACACTTTGACACTCGCTTAAATCTGACTAAGTGCTGCTAGCCCATCAAAATGCCTAAGATTAAATAATCTATTATGGCTGTACTCTCCCTACCTGTTAAGTCTTTCTCCACAAGTCttcagcttttgtttttgtttttttgattcTAGATCCAAGTTTTGAATGCTAATGTATTGCTCTATCTCTATAAAACTCAAatcttctaaataaataaagatatttagGAAAAAAAGTTAGAGAATAcccacagttttgttttttagtctTCTTTTAAAAAGTGAAGTTAATTATTTCTTACTCAGACATTTTAGTGCAAATTTGCTAAAGGGTAAattttgttgtattattatttttatttttgctgctcCTGTGACAATGGCCCTTGTCGGCTGTGGGGTCTTAATGATCCTCTTATTCCACTTGCGCTTACTGCCAGGACTGTTACGTGTCATCGGGACAGTCTGGAGATACGCTACACTATGCAAATTTTGATTAGAAGCCCCCTCTCCATACACGTTAGCGATGTAATACCACTTAAGCACGGTAATTTGTTGCTACTTCTTGACATCCTAAAAGCTTTAAGATCAATCCTAGCATCTAACAAAGCTGTATGTTGTGTAATGCTTGGGCCAAAGCTTTTCATTGTTACTCGGATACATTTCTGGCTTGCATGTGGATCTAGGAACCGGATCCATAATTCAGGGTTTAGGGGTATGGCGGCTGGTAACTAGGCCCACCAGTGGAAAGGGTGCGGGAGCTAGGGAACACCTTGTCGTTTGGGAACAAGGTCCTCTCTGAGGATTCAGGGGAAATATTATGCTAAGCCGTCTGTGTTAGCATAGCAGCGTTGCTCCTGCAGGGTTGTGACCTCAGATGATTACAGTACAAAGCTTATTGGGTCTTGAAAACCCCTTTGAAGATGAAAAGGCTTTGATGGTTTATATTTATGCAAATCTCTCAGATATGATTTATCCTACTGAGATTGAATGGGGAGATGATTAAAATACTCCccattaggaaaaaaaaaatccgtcaATGAAACCAAGCGTTCATTGGGTATCTTTTTGCCGTTATTTAGGGGCAAAAATGGCCCAGACTTACCTGAGGTTATTTTGATCCTCGATTCCCAGTGCGTGAAAGGAGGCGAGCATGGAGAGCGACGACAGGGAATTACACATTTCTGCTCTGAgctttcttcctttctccctgtctctttctcttccaccctgtcttcttttttttaactggctTTGAAAGGAAATATCTGACGgagtgtgcttttgtgtgtttccAGATGATAGATTTTGGAATTTGGGCTACCCCACTGGCAGTGCACAGCTAGCTGTGAACTAGTctgttggaagaaaaaaaaaaaaagggaatgcTTTGGTCTTCAAAGAACTAAACTTCATTTTAATGCCTTCTTAGGTAAGCTCAAATATTAGCGGGAAAACGTGCTAAAAAAGAAAGGCTAGAAGTGCCACCTCACACCCTGACTGTCGAACATCTCGCTGGTTTGTCTGCCTAGGCAAGTTGAAAGGTAAAAAGAGATACTAAAAGGAAATGCAGTCCCAGACAGTTTTCCTCTATTATCGGAACATGTTGTACGTCTTGAGGGATCTTGCAAAACATGCATTTGTCCAGGGCCCCAGGAGAGAAAATCTATACTTTCTATGATTCaggaggggtttttttttatttaattggatGTCTGTCAAACATGATGTGCCATCGGTGTGAACATGATTAAAAGGACCTTTTACTTCAATAACAAACCCTGTGCTTTTTTCCAAATTGTGATCTTTTATGATTGATGTTCCTTGTACAAAGTACTAATCATTATGTATGAACAAatagtgatgtgtgtatgtctgtgtttgtgcgtgtgtgtcagtttgttgACAGATTTCAGCAGCGCTTAAAAGGCCGGATGCTGACAGAACCTGTTCGCTTAGTAACCTTTGTGGAAACTGCTGTTGGGTTGCTGAATTTTAAGGTAAGTCAGGCCTAAGAGTGCAGATGAAaggcctttaaaaaaaataaataaataaaataataataataataataataataataataataataataataataataacaaagtcCGATTAAAGAATCTGTCACTGAGCACAGTTTGTCACTGTTTTGtttctaggattttttttttactttaactctTTACACAAGCCATAAAAAAGCATGATGCATCACTGCTGAATTTTAGAAGGAAAGATGAGTTCTGTATGTACAGCCCCTCTTCtccacatcttttttttttttgtttgtttttttgtttttctatttttttactcTGTCTTAAATCATGTTGGCAAGTCTGTGTCCCAGCGCTGAGACAGGGAAATATTGCACAGTCACAGTGAGAAGTGAAATTAATTTGGATCCCAACAAAAGCCTGACACAAATTCCATCTGCTTCATGCCCGACGAGATCATCTCGCATTCCAAACTTTCCGCTCCCCGCCACAGCGATGCTCTTCCGTCCCAGCTTGGACGGCCTTTACTGATTTTGCCACTTTTCTGTCCTTATGCTCATGGCAGTGTCAGGCCATTAATtatctgttgtttttataaCTGATCATTTTCCATGTCTGAACTATTGTGTGAGGAACGGAAGCAGAGACATTGATTGAACGAGTTGAGCGAGGGATTTGAGCCATCTGACTGATTCACTTGATTgagtgccaacacacacacacacacacaaacgcatataCAGAGCTCTTTGTGTATCCTGTGTCTGACCCAGGCTGTGTGTGAGGCGGCTCGGGAGCTCGGACCCAAAGTTGGTCTGCATCATGACGGAGTAGTCTTCGGCTCTGATGATTTCTGTGCCAGTATAGGTCTGCCATCTAATCCACTTCTCTATTCTTTACTTACTGTTTATTCTGCTGCTCAATACTCCCAGTGATCGTTTATATTATTCacaatttttttgttcttcatttcattttcaagtTTTAAGCAGTCGATTTGGAATTTAATTAAAGTTATAATGCACATTTGTGACTAATGTAATATGTCCTCTATCAAAGGTGCGACACGGACTAAGGACGCTCGAGAGCTGCTGTATGCTCGTCAGAAAGTGGTGGTCACCACCAAAGCCTTTGGCTTGCAGGCTATCGACCTGGTGTATATCGACTACCAGGATGTAGAAGGTCTGCGGCAGCAGGCTAGAGAGGGTGCACTCATGGGCTTTACTGGTAGGatattcacaacacacacacacacacacacacacacacacacacacacacacacacacacacacatttacatttctctgttttcttttcatccaATAATCTAATAATCAGGACTTGCATAATGCAGTTTAAACCACTATATTGTAATACTATTGATCAtctcaattttatatatatatatatatatatatatatatatatatatatatatatatatatatatatatatatatatatatatacatacatgacTTAACACTgaactaaaataatataatataatttgcaGAATAATCTCTTCTGTAAAACATCACCAATGCCATACAGATCTTAAGATCTTTACTCATAACTCCAGAAATTTCCTCCTTGCAGCTCATACCGCAGTTCCTCTTCAAACTCCTCTCTGGTGTTGTGATAAAGAAATTATAGTCTATATGACTAGAGTATGTGGCCAGAGTGCTAGAGCGCATGCAGATGAACAGGTGCTTTTCCTCACTTCCCCTTTTTTATGTATCATGTATTTGTACTTGTTCTTACATAGCTTCTTTctttaacaaatttatttaaacatttcttctctctctctctctctctctctctctctctctctctctctctctctctctctctctctctctctctctctctctctctctctctctctctctgtttctctttatttttactgCCGCTTCAGCTC
This genomic window contains:
- the clybl gene encoding citramalyl-CoA lyase, mitochondrial, which gives rise to MCFEMTVENMALYIARVYRRESTQIAQRLLVAAWQQGSWRAHHTPGTSLKYIPRRAVLYVPGNDERKLRKLTSLNVDCAVLDCEDGVALNKKAEARETIPKMLAELNLGRTEKCVRVNSVSSGLADADLEVILQAEVLPPALMLPKVEDTEEVQWFVDRFQQRLKGRMLTEPVRLVTFVETAVGLLNFKAVCEAARELGPKVGLHHDGVVFGSDDFCASIGATRTKDARELLYARQKVVVTTKAFGLQAIDLVYIDYQDVEGLRQQAREGALMGFTGKQVIHPNQIKVVQEEFSPSPDRVNWATELIAAFEEHQKLGKGAFTFRGSMIDMPSLKQAQNIVTLARAVMGK